The genomic segment TGTGATTTCAAAACTGGACACTATCAAGTCTTTTTGTGGATCCATCTTACACTTGGTCTGTTTTGTTATTGTTCTGTgtaaataatacatttattcTAATAAATACCTGAGTGATATTTTTCTAAAGCATTTTTCTCATGCTATGTTCCTTCACTGGTGGGAATTTGGAATTAGATATTGCGTTTAATATTTCATGTATATTTGATCCTGTTTTGGGAGATTACGTTGGAGAACAGCACAGCTTGGACATCATCAGTTGCTAGTTGCTCGTTCAAGTCTTAAGGCAGCCTactgtttaattttatttgtctGGCATTCTTGTGTTCATAATTGGCCTTTTATTGCATTCTTGTCTGTGTAATTTGAATATCATGAAAATAGACACTTTAGTCTTCATGGTCCACCTTAATATTTTTGGGTCCAATGGAGTTCATAGGTATAAAAAGAAACCTTGTCAAATAGAATCcttttttgattatttttcgaTTCTTAATATGATACATAAGAACCATTATTACAAAGAGTATTATATACTTGGTATAAAATATGAATTGCTTGTTGAATAAACATGTAATATAACTTATAGAAATTTATAacaatatgaaaattatattaataaataatatcataGAGATTTAACACTATTTTTTGTTGACATCTAATAATATTGTGTCAAAATATCACCAAATAAATCAGTTTCAAAATATGTTGTTCTTATTTTAAAGGATGTAATAGATCTATGTGAGAAGTCCACGTCAGTGTATACAAACacattcttttataattaaaaagacaTTTAAACAACTCAAAGGAACAACTGGCAGATGATATAACTGAAGGAAATTAAGAGCACAAACTAGTGGTGAACTTGTTTATGAGTTGACAACAGAACACTTGTTCCGTATTTGTCCAGCAGAGTCAGTGAGGACCTCAATGTTTCCCATTCTCTTCATTGATTGTGCGAACTCTGTGAAGAACTTGGCTTCATTCACCAACTCTCCAGCTATATCTGCTGATTGATCCAGTGTTAGAAGGGCAGCGTCTGACTGGAACAGACCCTTCTTCTGGAGAAGGTTAGGATAATAGTCACTATCGAAATCGGTCGAGCTTCCAGGGTCCATTTCCACCGTTGTGGTTCTGTCACTAAGACTCTGGCATTTGGTCTTCAAGAACGCAGCATAGGTGGCATTCAAAGAAGGGTCTTGATCACCTTTCCCGGTGAAATTATAAAGCCTGTTACTGAACAAGTTGCAATGCCCAACTCCAATTGTGTGTGCCCCTAAGATATGAAAATCATATATATGGGTGTTAATTAGactgttaattaattaatgtgtacTGTATTAGCAATTAATATCATGAACCTTACCTGATAATACAACCAGATCGTGCAAAGTGAGACCTTTGCTAGCAAAACTCTGTCTGAGTTGGGTGAGGTTGAAGAAAGGTGCTGGGATATTTGCCAAGGCTTCGTTACTTGTCGATACCGTGCCATCTCTTCTACCAGTGAGAACTTCCCACATAGGTTTATTAAACTGAAAATTCTCAGGAAAACATGCTGTCAggaaataagaatatatatgtGTTGAAACAAATTCAAGATGTATGTAGTAGAACTAGAGTAGACATATGAAGAGTTAGCTTACTTGGACAGAAACAGCGTCTCTTGCTGCCAATGCCAGTATGTCAGCACAAGATACAGTTTTGGGACATTTTGCTTCCAGTGCactttttatggaatctatgaCATCAAAGCCAGCCAAAGAAAGATTTGGAATAGCGTCCCTCTCTGCAGTGTTATTCGCAGTAGAGTTCAACAAAACCGACGCATCACAGCCCTGAAATGTCCGTTTGCAGTGAAACCATGttatgctatatatatatatacacattatCATTGTTACATAGCTCCAAAACATTTACCACTTTTGCATGTTGTAAAATTTGTGTACCAAAACTGGATAAAAATATCccttaaaagaaaacatgaatACGTAAAACAATGGAATTGATAGTAATATGTTTGTATATACCCTGACAAAACAATCATGAAAATGCAATCTAATCAACTTGGCTGGCAAATTGGGATTAGCTGACACATGCTGTTGTGTTTGGCTCTTGATGATGTCCTCGGCTTGAGGGCAGGAATCGCGGTAGAAATTTTTCCTCAGGCTACCTCCTTGACAAACCCCAAGAAAAAGTGCAACACATAGCAAAATTCCGATCTTCATATTCAAATGAAACCGTTCTTAACTCACTCTCTTATAGTAAGTATATAGTGTTTATTAGCTTGAGAAATTGAATGCTTAGCTAGAAGGACCTTGCTCCCTTTTATAGACCTTATAAGTCACCATTCTAAAGcatatattatgtatattttaattgtgtggGAGAGGTTTCTTCTAGTTATGTGCAAATATAATTCCATGCATCTCTTCAATCATTGGACGCAATATGCATGCATAGGGCATAGCTATTAGCTATAGTTTCATTCTAATATGCACCAACCAATGAACAGTCATGACACGgttttgaaattattagaatataaaacCAAAGAATAATCAACTGAGTCTTTCAATTCTGTAGTGGTTAGAACATGCCAGCCTTGAATAATTGTATTCCTTTTTGTCATAATCTTCTTAGGTCAACCCTTTCCAAGTTTCTTGTATAGTTATAACTCTCTGAATTATGCATATCTTCTAACATATATATCAAACGAGTCATAGTGAGATGCAAACACAGAGAATTCTTAAAAGTTTAGTTTAGGAAACAACGtatgtgttttaatatttagaTTGAGCCGTTTTGAAGCATTAACTTCCATTATTTTGCCAAAGAAAGAATAGCTGGGGACTGATTCCCATTATATATAACCACATTATATCGGAAATGTTCACACTTTTGAGTTCAATTATCAAAGTATGAACACGCAGCCTGAATTCGTTGGTTCAAGTAGTATCATCCAATCCCTTTAAATAAAGTCTTGTATTGAAACATCGTAGATGTGAAGATGTTTcgtgttaatattatattatctaaCCAATTGTGGATATATGCTAAACAGTTCCTTACATAGTTCTGTTGTTTCTTGTGTTAGAAGGTAACAACTCAAATTATTTGCATTCGAAGGAAGGTTTAATTAAGGGGGGAAAAGAAATTTCATTAACCAAAGTCAATGGTTATCTGTGCATGGTTTTCGGGTTTGTCTTGTAGCCACCCTCTGCACATGGTTGCTGGCTTTAAGATGTTTTGTCTTTAGACACAAAATGGTTAGAGTATATTCATTTCACTTCTCTCAATAAGCACGTATATATCCTCGTTCTTGCACGATTGGACTATAAGCAGTACATAAAAGTCAATATTCTGCCAGAGGTTGAGATTATTATAGGTTTTATATAACATTATGTTTGtgatataaaacattttttaatatcttgagtgttttttatttttggttccaTGAAAGAATGTGTTTACCTTAGGAAGGTACTTTACACTAAAAATGGGTTGTTAAGGCCTGTAATATGgttaatattttcttatcttcattttgaataaataaaataaaatttgtaataagTTGGGTATATATGTACAGTTAagattcttttattttgtttaaatgtttttgagaataaataatatatatatatatatatatatatatatatatatatatatatatatatatatatatatatatatatatatatttgagaaCAAAATGTTTTGTGTATATGTGAAGCATTCAAATAATAGGGAAAAGTTGTCTTTTACCTCATCAAATTATCACtatttgaataagaaaattttagtattgttaagtTAATAATTACATTACTGTAGGGAAATGATACAATACAGTTGTTTTCAGTATtggtttcaattttataattgaaacaaattaagaagAGATAAAATTGGAAGGGTTTTTGGTTTCGATTATAAAtcgaaataaaaaaagttagtaTTTTACTTTAGTTAAAATAGCTGAAGCCATtaaactacaaataaaaaacaaaaaaaattgttcatatGGTTTTGATTGTAATCATAAATGAGATTATATAttcctttttaatttaaaataattatataatttaaagggTATTTGGCTTCGGTTCTTTTCAAAATCAAAGTTAAAGATgcttcaaattaaataatttttttaaatcaaaaaggGTTATGGTCTTAGTTTTGTTCATAGTGAACCaaatatcttttcattttttataggAATAACTTAAACATAttgtagttttttaaaatattttttcttaaaggGTATTCGACTTTGGTTCTTAATAAATCGAAGCTGAATACCCATTTATGCTTCGAATTATATAGATAATcaaaatctaatatttttttatagattttttttttctgaaagggaatttgtactagtgtaaaaattactttagacgtctgttattttgggcctTTTACGTCCGACCCGTATCGAACttctatatgggtgacgttgATGAGACATCCGACTAAACAGGTCTAATGTGTAAGACCCTGGAACAAGTTTAGCCTCTGTAATTCATTGGACGTCTTTGTATACACTGACAGACGTCTATACACGTTCGATGTGGCATTAACAAACGTCTAGGgggtatttttttaaaaaacatttatttatttttgcaataaaaccacacctgaaaagcagaaaattgtcccaaaacattataatattatatatcaactcgtttgaagttaacaaagtattaaaaaacaatccaaaacctaaaatatcaaaagttaaagttaaactaaatctaaatatgttgaacaacaataataaatcttCCTATTTAagtccatctttgcagaagataagttgtTCACTCCTGTCTTATCTTCTTAATTGCGTCCTCTAGTATAgcagatgtactcttgaagcgctgcaaaatgaaCAAAGATGCATTATGTACCTATCttacaacaaagttaagttgttagaaactaagaatctaaataagttaagcatcattacctcatttcagtcatctgtaatgacaactcgaatgatggtcttaatctaAGACATGACATAgtagccacattcccatgaatctagttgcttgttacactaaaatgataaactaaatagtcaagcatttagatcattcaataactagtaaaataaattagaactataaataaCTTACAACGTTTGATTACAGGACAGATACTAGTTGACCTCGGTTTTTATCCATTCTCTATTTACATTGAAAACACaaggtaatattaatataactatatttatcataaaaattgaaggtcaaaatgaatttgaaacataaaaagagaaacacttacccttgaagcatgtttctcaagtcatttttcatcttcctgtgcagcgaacaaaaccatacaattttacattgtttgggaatgatgagcATCAACTGCCAATAAGACCTATCATGATTCATAAATAgttagtaaactaattaagaaaactttaatgaaattttacatcaatcaacccatacccatcaatgtatggcgcAAAGTATATGTCTCTGTTTGACTCAACCATTCATGTTTCCAAATACTTTTGTTTGCTCTTAAttgtgttaccagaaggttgaatggtctgaggttcaacaaatccgtacatggaagaccgaccttggtccaCAATGactgtgtccatgtacctaaaacaacaaagttaagttgttagaaactaagaatgtaaataagtttaatatggatgacaaaattaactatcttacatgcaccatagttgaaggatgaaaatattcaacatcctgtctcccccaatGATCTTCAATGCATCAATGAATGTGATATATACTAGGACATGGGGGGATGCCAAATACTCTATtatactgaaccgaaattttatcaatcttatccataaactccaacgtacgtacatgttatagcaaattatgaaaaataagtttTCCAAACtctccaatcggacaattcaaaatttaacacaaacgattaaaagattaatcgtttgtgttaaatttcaaacgggaactaagtttcactcaattaGATACTAATAATCTAACAtaccaatcataacaacacaacaacactttatcacatgcatattcaaaagccaataacatgcatacgcaaaagccaataacacgcATACACAAAagtcaataacatgtatatatcCAAAAGTCAACAACATGCAAATCCAAAAGTCAACAACATGCAAATTCGACGGTTAATAACATGCATATTCGAAAGTTAATAACATGCATATCCAAATGCCAAAAACATGTATACcgaaaagccaataacatgcatagaaaaaaaaatttaaacaagaaTGCTAAcattcttaaccgattacaaacgtagtggaggaattggaggagtgGAAAACGCAAAAAATGTTGTCCAAAACGCAAGAAATTTTCGCCCAAGGAAACgagcaaaactgcaccaaaacacaatgaaaactcactttaatcggttcaaatggaagataattcatcaaagactaatttaatcagagtaaaagtaagtttaaacggtccaaaagagaaaaaacttaCCCAAAAATGCAAAGCCGcgagagaaaacgcgaggaagaaaatgatgaatagtGCGCGTAACTGCCCCGAGTTCACGCAAAGTGTAATAAACAACATTAAACGTCGGGGACCTCCCccatcagacgtctatagagacaTCAGACGTCCGACAAATGGGTCCCGGACGTCTAtgtgtatttaaaaaattaaatttggcgGAGGCTATATACGTCCGATATATGGGGCCCGATCGCCTATACAGACATCACACATTCGACATAGGGGCCCAACGTCTACAATGcgaaataaaattacttttggTATTCTTTGCCACCATCAGACGTCCGATTTAGGGGCCCAGACGTCTAAAGTAGTGGACAAGGCAAATTTTCAGCTACCTGTCAAGTCTTTAGGCGTCAGACAtaggggcccggacgtctacACTGCGAAATAAAATGACTTTTGGTATTTTTGCCCCCATCAGACGTCGGGGACTAGCCAGGTCGGACGTCTACAACATTAACTTAGTTACAAAAGTGTCGCTGGTCATTTTTTACGTGGGATATTCGAGGGTcggacgtctaaagggtgacgttaaaggcatTTTCTACACTAGTATTGGTTTTGATTATGACCTGAATCGAAGTCGAATACTcctttttgttttggttttggttaTAATCGAAGTCTAATAttagcatttttttaaaatattttttttcaaactacaTATTAAATCTGCACAAAATCtagaacagaaacaaaataaataagaatatagaTAGTTGTAAATGTGGTAAA from the Vigna angularis cultivar LongXiaoDou No.4 chromosome 3, ASM1680809v1, whole genome shotgun sequence genome contains:
- the LOC108325572 gene encoding peroxidase 3, producing the protein MKIGILLCVALFLGVCQGGSLRKNFYRDSCPQAEDIIKSQTQQHVSANPNLPAKLIRLHFHDCFVRGCDASVLLNSTANNTAERDAIPNLSLAGFDVIDSIKSALEAKCPKTVSCADILALAARDAVSVQFNKPMWEVLTGRRDGTVSTSNEALANIPAPFFNLTQLRQSFASKGLTLHDLVVLSGAHTIGVGHCNLFSNRLYNFTGKGDQDPSLNATYAAFLKTKCQSLSDRTTTVEMDPGSSTDFDSDYYPNLLQKKGLFQSDAALLTLDQSADIAGELVNEAKFFTEFAQSMKRMGNIEVLTDSAGQIRNKCSVVNS